A genomic segment from Saprospiraceae bacterium encodes:
- a CDS encoding DUF4197 domain-containing protein, with amino-acid sequence MKYLLFTISGLFLFSSCNAQFGKLLKQVTGQDISSDDVANGLKEALSKGTNKGTELLSQKDGYFKSIYKIMLPEDAKKVCDKLRPVPGFASIEEDVIEKLNRAAEDAAIKAKPIFLGAIKSMSIADAWNILKGKDNAATQYLQSTTTDPLYTEFKPIITESMEKVGAIQVWSSAVSKYNQIPFVKKANPDMTDYVTRKALEGLFKKIEEEEKDIRHNLSSRTSDLLKKVFSKQDK; translated from the coding sequence ATGAAATACCTTCTTTTTACAATTTCGGGCTTGTTTCTGTTCAGTTCTTGTAATGCCCAATTTGGCAAACTCTTGAAGCAAGTTACCGGCCAGGATATCAGCTCAGACGACGTTGCCAATGGTTTGAAAGAAGCCCTGTCAAAAGGAACCAACAAAGGCACCGAATTACTTTCCCAAAAGGATGGGTATTTTAAAAGTATCTATAAAATTATGCTTCCGGAGGATGCAAAAAAGGTTTGTGATAAATTGCGTCCGGTTCCAGGTTTTGCTTCCATTGAAGAGGATGTCATTGAAAAATTAAATCGTGCTGCCGAAGACGCTGCAATTAAAGCCAAACCAATATTTCTAGGCGCCATTAAATCCATGTCGATTGCCGATGCCTGGAATATTTTAAAGGGAAAAGACAATGCGGCAACGCAATATCTCCAATCCACTACGACCGATCCTTTGTATACTGAATTCAAACCAATTATCACGGAGTCTATGGAAAAAGTTGGCGCAATCCAGGTTTGGTCATCAGCAGTTAGCAAATACAACCAAATTCCTTTTGTAAAGAAAGCCAATCCGGATATGACCGATTACGTTACTCGTAAAGCACTCGAAGGATTGTTTAAAAAAATAGAAGAGGAAGAAAAAGACATTCGTCACAATCTATCATCCCGTACCAGCGATTTGTTGAAAAAAGTCTTTTCAAAACAAGACAAGTAA